In Methanosarcina barkeri MS, a single window of DNA contains:
- a CDS encoding heavy metal translocating P-type ATPase translates to MEVTINVYDMTCGHCQKRVADAISSLEGVESVDVNLESESATVSFDPEKISLDDIKAAIRKAGYPTEHESEAQEEAGTEVPYTTETKGETSKTAEPALEESEEPKEAPQTCPLTETCELVEEEPQTSGLKTGRKEITLGVSGMTCSACASNIERVLKKKAGVDSVVVNLELGKANVSFDPSLISPKEIGETIESIGYKVEKDTVTLNLEGMSCASCAANIEKVLNRTEGVISASVNFPLEKAIVEFDSSRVSVREIIAAVQGIGYGAFVKTEAVEYEDREQISRDAEIRKQRNNLIIALVLGIPIGLGNMSMMFPFLSFVPDFLSNPIVLFILSTLVLLFPGRQFFVGTFKGFKYGVTDMNLLIAAGTGSAYLISVAATFLDLGPGYNSLYYDTVAFLIIFIVLGRYLEARARGQTSEAIRKLMGLRAKTSRILVNGIEKEVPIEDVAVGDIVVVRPGEKIPVDGIIVEGSSAVDESMLTGESIPVEKVTGDTVIGATLNKTGSFNFRATKVGADTALAQIIRLVETAQTTKAPIQRVADVVAGNFIVTVHIIALLAFFFWFFIGYWRYGVGESATLGGISPFLFSLLIAITVLVISCPCAVGLATPAAIMVGTGRGAENGVLIKGGEALERAHKLDAIVFDKTGTLTAGTPRLTDLVSVPGHEKKDVLFIAATAERGSEHPLGEAIVKGAEEQGISPGKAESFHSIPGKGVETYFEEKRILLGTRKLMEEEGFSFKELEAEMRAFEESGKTAMLVAFGDEIIGLVAVADTLKENSREAIETLNKMGLEVVMITGDNVVTANAIAKEVGISRVLAEVLPEDKANEIKKLQEEGKLVGMVGDGINDAPALIQSDVGIAMGAGTDVAMESAKIVLIKNDPRDVVVAIKLSRLTINKIKQNLLWAFGYNSIGIPIAAGILYPFFGRVLITPALAAAFMALSSVSVTTNSLLMKRSKLK, encoded by the coding sequence ATGGAAGTTACTATAAATGTTTACGACATGACATGTGGTCACTGCCAAAAAAGAGTAGCAGATGCAATTTCTTCTCTTGAAGGGGTAGAATCCGTTGACGTAAACCTTGAATCCGAAAGTGCAACGGTTAGCTTTGATCCTGAAAAAATAAGCCTGGATGACATAAAGGCAGCTATTCGGAAGGCAGGATATCCAACAGAACATGAAAGTGAAGCTCAGGAAGAGGCTGGGACAGAGGTTCCCTACACAACAGAGACCAAAGGAGAGACTTCAAAAACTGCGGAACCGGCTTTAGAGGAATCAGAGGAACCTAAAGAGGCTCCTCAAACCTGTCCCCTGACCGAAACCTGTGAACTGGTAGAAGAGGAACCTCAAACCTCAGGCCTGAAAACCGGTCGAAAAGAAATTACACTAGGGGTTTCCGGTATGACCTGTTCAGCCTGTGCCTCAAATATTGAGAGAGTACTGAAGAAAAAAGCAGGCGTAGACTCAGTAGTTGTCAACCTTGAACTTGGAAAGGCAAATGTTAGTTTTGATCCCTCACTAATCTCTCCAAAAGAAATTGGGGAAACCATCGAATCTATTGGATATAAGGTAGAAAAAGACACAGTGACTCTGAATCTTGAGGGCATGAGCTGTGCCTCCTGTGCTGCAAATATCGAGAAAGTCCTTAATAGAACTGAAGGCGTGATTTCAGCATCTGTGAATTTCCCGCTTGAAAAGGCAATTGTAGAGTTTGATTCCTCCCGTGTCTCTGTCAGAGAAATAATTGCCGCAGTTCAGGGAATTGGCTATGGAGCATTTGTTAAAACCGAGGCTGTTGAGTATGAAGACAGAGAGCAGATATCCAGAGACGCTGAAATCAGGAAGCAGAGAAATAACCTGATAATTGCTCTTGTTCTGGGAATTCCAATAGGGCTGGGAAACATGAGCATGATGTTTCCTTTCCTGTCCTTTGTACCTGATTTCCTTTCCAACCCTATCGTTCTTTTTATACTATCTACTCTTGTCCTCCTTTTCCCTGGCAGACAATTTTTTGTCGGGACTTTCAAAGGATTTAAGTACGGCGTAACTGACATGAACCTGCTGATTGCAGCGGGGACAGGATCAGCTTATCTTATCAGTGTAGCAGCAACATTTCTTGATCTTGGCCCCGGGTATAATAGTCTATATTATGATACCGTAGCTTTTCTAATCATTTTCATTGTCCTTGGCAGGTATCTTGAAGCAAGGGCAAGGGGTCAGACCTCTGAAGCAATTAGAAAACTGATGGGCCTCAGGGCAAAAACTTCCAGAATCCTTGTAAACGGTATTGAAAAGGAAGTCCCTATCGAAGATGTAGCAGTTGGAGACATTGTTGTCGTACGGCCCGGAGAAAAAATCCCTGTTGATGGAATTATAGTTGAGGGAAGTTCTGCAGTAGATGAGTCCATGCTAACAGGAGAAAGCATCCCAGTGGAGAAAGTCACTGGTGATACTGTTATAGGAGCTACTCTTAACAAGACAGGATCTTTCAATTTTCGAGCTACAAAAGTAGGGGCTGATACTGCCCTTGCCCAGATAATCAGGCTTGTTGAGACTGCGCAAACTACAAAAGCTCCTATCCAGAGAGTTGCAGATGTTGTTGCCGGAAACTTCATAGTAACCGTGCACATTATTGCACTTCTAGCTTTTTTCTTCTGGTTCTTCATAGGGTACTGGCGCTATGGAGTAGGGGAATCCGCAACTCTGGGTGGAATCAGCCCATTTCTATTTTCCCTGCTTATAGCCATTACTGTCCTTGTAATCTCGTGCCCATGTGCAGTCGGGCTTGCAACGCCTGCCGCTATTATGGTCGGTACCGGCAGAGGTGCGGAAAACGGGGTTCTTATAAAAGGTGGAGAGGCTCTCGAAAGAGCGCATAAACTTGATGCTATCGTTTTTGACAAAACAGGCACACTTACGGCAGGTACTCCGAGGCTGACAGATTTGGTTTCCGTTCCCGGTCACGAGAAAAAGGACGTACTTTTTATTGCAGCAACGGCTGAGAGAGGTTCCGAGCATCCCCTTGGGGAAGCTATAGTAAAAGGGGCTGAAGAACAGGGGATCAGTCCAGGAAAAGCAGAAAGCTTTCATTCAATTCCCGGAAAAGGAGTGGAAACCTACTTTGAAGAAAAAAGAATTTTGCTCGGCACTCGCAAACTTATGGAAGAAGAAGGATTTTCCTTTAAAGAATTAGAAGCTGAAATGCGAGCTTTTGAAGAGAGCGGAAAAACTGCAATGCTCGTAGCTTTCGGGGACGAAATTATTGGCCTTGTTGCAGTTGCTGATACCCTGAAGGAAAACTCCAGGGAGGCTATTGAAACTCTTAACAAAATGGGTCTAGAAGTAGTTATGATCACAGGCGACAATGTTGTTACAGCCAATGCAATAGCAAAAGAGGTAGGTATTTCAAGAGTGCTGGCAGAGGTACTTCCCGAAGACAAAGCAAATGAAATTAAGAAGCTTCAGGAAGAGGGCAAGCTTGTCGGAATGGTGGGTGACGGCATTAATGATGCTCCTGCGTTGATTCAGTCCGATGTTGGAATTGCAATGGGAGCAGGTACGGATGTAGCAATGGAATCCGCAAAAATTGTGCTTATCAAAAATGATCCAAGAGATGTGGTCGTAGCTATTAAGCTGAGCCGGCTTACCATAAACAAGATCAAGCAGAACCTGCTATGGGCTTTCGGGTATAATTCGATCGGTATTCCCATCGCAGCTGGAATTCTTTATCCCTTCTTTGGTAGGGTCCTAATTACACCCGCACTTGCTGCTGCTTTCATGGCTCTAAGTTCGGTTTCAGTGACCACCAATTCCCTGTTAATGAAAAGAAGCAAGCTTAAATAA
- a CDS encoding heavy-metal-associated domain-containing protein, with translation MTQETIKVEGMSCMHCQMRVKKAVEAVEGVQKADVNLQTKQVTVDFEEGKENLEKVKDAVREAGYEPI, from the coding sequence ATGACTCAAGAAACCATAAAAGTTGAAGGCATGTCCTGTATGCACTGTCAAATGAGAGTTAAAAAAGCAGTCGAAGCTGTAGAAGGTGTACAGAAGGCGGACGTAAACCTTCAGACCAAACAGGTAACTGTTGATTTTGAAGAAGGGAAGGAAAACCTCGAAAAGGTCAAAGATGCGGTCAGGGAAGCCGGATATGAACCTATCTAA
- a CDS encoding dTDP-4-dehydrorhamnose 3,5-epimerase family protein — MQVMSIEDFNELEKPRVQKIPGFYGEKLIEGVFIRDMKLFSDERGLLTEVIRLDDEDLKAQNIKQIIASYSYPGMIKGWHLHSKQEDHLFCATGMVKVALYDYRADSPTYKVLNEIFMGEKYPRTIYIPPGIFHGTKNVGNDISVVIGMPSLFYNPEDVDERRVNPIDNDIIPYDWNCRME; from the coding sequence ATGCAAGTAATGAGTATAGAAGATTTTAATGAACTCGAAAAGCCACGAGTTCAAAAAATTCCAGGATTTTACGGTGAAAAACTTATTGAAGGAGTTTTTATAAGGGATATGAAATTGTTCAGCGATGAAAGAGGTTTATTAACCGAGGTCATACGTTTAGACGATGAAGATCTGAAAGCACAAAATATCAAGCAGATAATTGCATCATATTCATATCCTGGAATGATCAAAGGTTGGCATCTCCATTCAAAACAAGAAGACCATCTGTTTTGTGCTACTGGAATGGTAAAAGTTGCATTATACGATTATAGGGCAGATTCTCCCACTTACAAAGTTCTTAATGAAATTTTTATGGGCGAAAAATATCCCCGTACTATTTACATCCCCCCGGGAATATTCCATGGTACAAAAAACGTAGGAAATGATATATCTGTGGTTATAGGGATGCCTTCCCTATTTTACAATCCCGAAGACGTGGATGAAAGACGAGTAAATCCTATTGACAATGATATCATTCCCTATGACTGGAACTGCAGAATGGAGTGA
- a CDS encoding flavin reductase family protein encodes MILENFKRESIVPLPVAFISTISENGIRNIAPYSCFMPVLRPFDLVCVASAKRRDTLDNLKSTGEFVINMPGTDMADKVIPTASHVPPDVDEFELAGLKEKPSKKIKAPGIEGCYAWMECKLDHIIDEVYNGFPYALIIGKVVYLEMKDSAYNKENGSWDVEKAKPLMMTGSDDGMHFCTVNDIGKFEPYGAMFKNGKDPLERIYKKEEGQECK; translated from the coding sequence ATGATATTGGAAAATTTCAAAAGAGAATCAATAGTACCCTTGCCAGTGGCATTCATATCAACGATCAGTGAAAATGGAATTAGAAATATAGCTCCATATTCTTGCTTTATGCCTGTTTTACGCCCATTTGATTTAGTTTGTGTAGCTTCAGCAAAAAGGAGAGATACATTAGATAATTTAAAAAGCACAGGGGAATTCGTTATTAACATGCCTGGTACTGATATGGCAGATAAAGTGATACCAACGGCTTCACACGTCCCTCCCGATGTTGATGAATTCGAATTAGCCGGTCTAAAGGAAAAACCTTCAAAAAAGATCAAGGCTCCAGGAATTGAAGGATGCTATGCATGGATGGAATGCAAACTGGACCACATAATTGATGAAGTATACAATGGCTTTCCTTACGCATTGATTATTGGAAAAGTAGTGTATCTTGAGATGAAAGATAGTGCCTACAACAAAGAAAATGGCTCCTGGGACGTAGAAAAAGCTAAACCATTAATGATGACAGGGTCAGACGATGGTATGCATTTCTGTACTGTCAACGATATCGGTAAATTTGAGCCTTATGGAGCTATGTTCAAGAACGGTAAAGATCCTCTCGAAAGGATATATAAAAAAGAAGAGGGTCAAGAATGCAAGTAA
- a CDS encoding ATP-binding protein: MKVLICGKGGSGKSTITALLAKSMAKKGYNVLVVDSDESNFGLHKQLGLEMPEDFMNYLGGKKTLGEKLMQAYQTGDTASIFENKWQISDIPEDYTVEKDNIKMITIGKIHDFGEGCACPMGALAKNFLINTETTPEDVVFVDTEAGIEHFGRGVEEGCDLVLMVLDPSYESIRLSEKINELAEKAGKPLYFILNRADKIGTQLMMETVDKNRILTSVPSNSEVFIAGFEGDELKVELPEIESVADFIISGIHS; this comes from the coding sequence ATGAAAGTTCTTATATGTGGAAAAGGTGGGAGCGGTAAGAGTACCATTACTGCTCTGCTTGCAAAATCTATGGCTAAAAAAGGTTACAATGTACTCGTTGTTGACAGTGATGAGTCAAATTTCGGGCTTCATAAACAGCTAGGCCTTGAAATGCCCGAAGATTTCATGAATTATCTTGGAGGGAAAAAAACTCTTGGGGAAAAACTAATGCAGGCGTATCAGACGGGAGACACTGCCAGTATTTTTGAGAATAAATGGCAAATTTCTGATATTCCTGAAGATTATACTGTAGAAAAAGATAACATTAAAATGATAACCATAGGCAAGATCCATGATTTTGGAGAAGGATGTGCCTGTCCGATGGGTGCTCTTGCAAAGAATTTTCTGATAAACACAGAAACTACTCCTGAAGATGTTGTATTTGTAGATACTGAAGCTGGTATTGAACATTTTGGAAGAGGAGTTGAAGAAGGCTGTGACCTTGTGTTAATGGTGCTTGATCCATCTTATGAATCCATAAGGCTTTCTGAAAAAATAAATGAACTTGCCGAGAAAGCCGGGAAACCTCTATATTTTATTCTTAACCGTGCAGACAAAATAGGGACTCAGTTAATGATGGAAACAGTGGATAAAAATCGTATTCTGACTTCAGTTCCCTCAAACTCGGAGGTATTTATAGCAGGGTTTGAAGGAGACGAGCTAAAAGTGGAACTTCCAGAAATTGAGTCAGTTGCTGATTTTATAATCTCAGGAATTCATTCTTGA
- a CDS encoding winged helix-turn-helix transcriptional regulator has product MCPIEGIITIISKKWAIQVISALGHHSRLRFNDLMNTLKGISPKSLTDLLKELQKEGLIQREAFPEIPPRVEYFLTDDGKELCEVIIPLIQWAEKRDNLHQEINSTCKSTVFPSK; this is encoded by the coding sequence TTGTGCCCCATCGAGGGGATTATCACCATAATATCCAAAAAATGGGCTATCCAGGTTATCAGTGCCCTTGGGCATCACAGTAGATTACGATTCAATGATCTCATGAACACTCTTAAGGGTATCAGCCCAAAGTCACTCACCGATCTGTTAAAAGAACTCCAAAAAGAAGGCCTGATCCAACGAGAAGCATTTCCCGAGATACCTCCGAGGGTTGAATACTTTTTGACAGACGATGGAAAAGAGCTTTGTGAAGTAATAATTCCTTTAATACAATGGGCAGAAAAACGGGATAATCTACATCAGGAAATCAATTCCACCTGCAAAAGCACAGTTTTTCCCTCAAAATGA
- a CDS encoding heavy-metal-associated domain-containing protein: protein MCCGGEHIGETTFIVDDLVCRYCKDMVTKLVASINGVSRVNINIPERTVNVAYDSRITDAYVIQMTLLKAGYKIVEEPGRLF, encoded by the coding sequence TTGTGCTGCGGGGGTGAACACATCGGGGAGACAACATTCATAGTAGATGATCTGGTATGCAGGTACTGCAAGGATATGGTCACAAAACTCGTTGCTTCTATCAACGGGGTTTCCAGAGTAAATATCAATATTCCTGAAAGAACCGTAAATGTAGCTTATGATAGCCGGATAACTGATGCGTACGTTATACAGATGACTTTACTTAAAGCTGGCTATAAAATCGTAGAAGAGCCCGGAAGACTCTTTTAA
- a CDS encoding heavy-metal-associated domain-containing protein encodes MTQETIKVEGMTCMHCQLRVKKAVEAVEGVQRADVNLQTKQVTVDFEEGKKNLEKVKAAIRENGYEPI; translated from the coding sequence ATGACCCAAGAAACCATAAAAGTTGAAGGCATGACCTGTATGCACTGCCAGTTGAGGGTTAAAAAGGCTGTTGAAGCTGTAGAAGGGGTACAGAGGGCGGATGTAAACCTTCAGACCAAACAGGTAACTGTTGATTTTGAAGAAGGGAAGAAAAACCTCGAAAAGGTCAAGGCTGCAATTCGTGAAAACGGGTATGAGCCTATTTAA
- a CDS encoding SHOCT domain-containing protein, with amino-acid sequence MDGFMDHYGYSMMGYGGIFFGFLFWILIIVLAYFLIRWFVEQNKTKGGEEKSALDIAKERYAKGEITEEEFEEMKKRLM; translated from the coding sequence ATGGATGGATTTATGGATCATTATGGTTACAGCATGATGGGATACGGAGGTATATTTTTTGGGTTCCTTTTCTGGATTCTCATAATTGTGCTAGCTTATTTTCTAATTAGATGGTTTGTTGAGCAAAATAAAACTAAAGGAGGTGAAGAGAAGTCTGCACTGGATATTGCAAAGGAGAGATATGCGAAAGGTGAAATTACTGAAGAAGAATTTGAAGAAATGAAAAAACGTTTGATGTGA
- a CDS encoding tetratricopeptide repeat protein → MADSKNIIIGLLVLALIALLFFLAFRPMTYSSTYSQGDYQPGHMGPGMMNNPGYNYSYGPGMMNNSGYNYGYGPGMMGNMMAIYYPESKPVTQDEALKSLENFASQYGSNIQVADVMIFSGNYYAVLKDTNSSQDIAEMLVDRYSGSAYPEPGPNMMWNTRFGAGRTTTGAPEYDLNEAKKLAGDFLTGYLPGAQVLESNEMPGYYTFDFGRQDIEGMLSVNAYSGQIWVHTWHGPYLGETNITG, encoded by the coding sequence ATGGCAGACAGCAAAAATATCATAATTGGTCTGTTAGTACTGGCATTAATAGCGCTTCTTTTTTTTCTAGCTTTCAGACCAATGACATACAGTTCAACCTATAGCCAGGGAGATTATCAGCCCGGGCATATGGGGCCAGGAATGATGAATAATCCAGGCTATAATTATAGCTATGGACCGGGAATGATGAATAATTCAGGCTATAACTATGGCTATGGACCGGGAATGATGGGCAATATGATGGCAATATATTATCCTGAGTCAAAACCTGTAACCCAGGATGAGGCTTTGAAAAGCTTGGAAAACTTCGCCAGCCAGTATGGCTCGAATATTCAGGTCGCGGACGTCATGATATTTAGCGGCAACTATTATGCTGTTTTAAAGGACACAAACAGCAGTCAGGATATAGCTGAAATGCTGGTGGACCGCTATTCAGGGTCAGCCTATCCTGAACCAGGACCAAACATGATGTGGAACACACGCTTTGGGGCTGGCAGAACAACAACCGGAGCGCCTGAGTATGATCTAAATGAGGCTAAAAAGCTGGCAGGAGATTTCTTAACAGGCTACCTGCCGGGAGCGCAGGTCCTGGAATCTAACGAAATGCCCGGTTATTACACTTTTGATTTTGGAAGACAAGATATTGAAGGGATGTTGAGCGTAAATGCCTACAGTGGTCAGATCTGGGTGCATACCTGGCACGGACCTTATCTGGGCGAGACAAACATAACAGGCTAA
- a CDS encoding sulfite exporter TauE/SafE family protein, with protein MFVYEEIIYIALLTLLASLIGTMAGFGISTIMVPILLIILPLPQTLLLVGIVHWFNDIWKILLFRKGIRWKLLLTFGLPGIFASFLGSSLSLKISREILSRALGMFLIAYVIFIIFNRTFKLSQKLSVAISGGTLTGFFAGIFGIGGEINAVALSAFNLKKAVYVATAGAIAFMIDSTRIATYIQGGTRLAPVLVSGFLIFIPVSLIGAMIGKIGIEKIPQEKFRNFVAVFIFLFGLKLVLFP; from the coding sequence ATGTTTGTCTATGAAGAAATTATCTATATAGCCCTGCTTACACTGCTGGCAAGCCTGATAGGGACTATGGCCGGATTTGGAATATCCACAATCATGGTACCTATCTTGCTGATTATTCTCCCTCTGCCTCAGACTTTACTTCTGGTGGGTATAGTTCACTGGTTTAATGACATCTGGAAGATACTCTTATTTCGGAAAGGAATAAGATGGAAGCTTCTTCTTACCTTTGGGCTTCCAGGGATCTTTGCCAGTTTCCTGGGATCATCCCTATCCTTGAAAATCTCAAGGGAAATTCTTTCAAGAGCTTTAGGGATGTTCCTTATAGCCTATGTTATCTTCATCATTTTCAACCGAACTTTCAAACTGAGCCAGAAGTTATCAGTAGCAATATCCGGTGGAACCCTTACAGGATTTTTCGCAGGTATATTTGGTATAGGCGGGGAGATAAATGCCGTAGCCTTAAGCGCTTTCAACCTGAAAAAAGCTGTTTACGTTGCAACTGCTGGCGCTATAGCTTTTATGATCGACTCTACAAGGATAGCAACGTATATCCAGGGAGGTACGAGACTTGCCCCTGTCCTTGTATCAGGCTTTTTGATCTTCATACCCGTATCTTTAATTGGGGCAATGATCGGGAAAATCGGAATTGAAAAAATACCCCAGGAAAAATTCAGGAATTTTGTGGCAGTTTTCATATTTCTATTTGGTTTAAAGCTGGTGTTATTCCCTTAA
- a CDS encoding ABC1 kinase family protein: MLGKTKRYLEVTRVLLKYNLIPELYRDLRTNYISNPECTCTFDIENRQTAVKLREAFEELGPTFIKMGQTMSKRPDLVPQPYVIEMANLQDKVKPIPFEEMAESLDLACVCEFEPPEERKRKKTEAELKASRERREKAFIKIFDSFDTDPIASGSIAQVYKGVLEGKPVAVKILRPNLIDTINIDLSILDDFRPVMRKVLGLGSNFDIDAFLLEIREMLTREVDLRTEAVNMRRFEDNFKNVKNVSVPKIYPDYCSANVFTMEFIQGIQIKDIINMPVPQSKKSEYTRTITKSYLKQVYIDGFYHADPHGGNMLVQENDTIAFIDFGAVGSIDDELKKNMLEFYYAINNRDVEGATQGFLKIGGADARDVDIRRLKKDMDSLIANQNYGFEGRQSDNYAKLGLKYDIRLPGEFSTLQRAILLIEGVCLELDPKYNIKTIAIPVLMDAYKKLNAPKGAAVHIEFSTEPVDEKAELRTAIQELADKMEGMGDKFLSLKQKKTGKTTFSKELYLTVLLIASTYILLNGGTFSWVGLTGFGGSVLIALLLVFRGK; encoded by the coding sequence ATGCTGGGGAAAACAAAGCGTTACCTTGAGGTCACACGGGTTCTTTTAAAATACAACCTTATTCCTGAACTCTACCGGGATCTGCGCACCAATTATATTTCAAATCCTGAGTGCACCTGTACTTTTGATATAGAAAACAGGCAGACGGCTGTGAAACTCAGAGAGGCCTTTGAAGAACTCGGGCCGACTTTTATTAAAATGGGACAGACAATGAGCAAGCGGCCTGATCTTGTTCCGCAGCCTTATGTTATAGAAATGGCAAACCTTCAGGACAAGGTTAAACCGATACCCTTTGAGGAAATGGCTGAATCTCTTGACCTTGCCTGTGTTTGCGAATTCGAGCCACCTGAAGAGCGAAAACGAAAAAAAACGGAAGCAGAGCTTAAAGCTTCCCGGGAGAGAAGAGAAAAAGCTTTTATTAAAATTTTTGACAGCTTTGATACAGATCCCATTGCCAGCGGCTCGATTGCGCAGGTTTACAAAGGAGTTCTGGAAGGGAAACCGGTTGCCGTAAAGATTCTTCGCCCGAACCTGATTGACACTATAAACATCGACCTTTCTATTCTGGACGATTTTAGGCCTGTTATGAGAAAGGTTCTCGGTCTGGGGAGTAATTTTGATATTGATGCTTTCTTGCTTGAGATCCGGGAAATGCTCACCCGCGAGGTTGACCTGAGAACCGAAGCCGTCAACATGCGGCGTTTTGAGGACAACTTCAAGAACGTGAAAAATGTGTCTGTGCCCAAAATCTATCCAGACTACTGTTCAGCTAATGTCTTTACAATGGAGTTCATCCAGGGAATCCAGATTAAGGACATAATCAATATGCCTGTGCCCCAGAGCAAGAAATCGGAATATACGCGTACTATTACCAAAAGTTATCTTAAACAAGTTTATATCGACGGTTTTTACCATGCTGACCCTCATGGGGGCAATATGCTGGTTCAGGAAAACGATACCATTGCCTTTATCGACTTCGGGGCTGTAGGCAGTATTGACGACGAGCTCAAAAAGAACATGCTGGAGTTTTATTACGCCATCAATAACAGGGATGTGGAAGGAGCGACTCAGGGTTTCCTGAAAATAGGGGGTGCGGATGCACGGGATGTGGATATCCGCAGGCTCAAGAAAGATATGGATAGCCTGATCGCAAACCAGAACTACGGGTTTGAAGGCAGGCAGAGTGATAATTATGCAAAACTCGGCTTGAAATACGATATTCGGCTGCCCGGGGAATTTTCAACCCTGCAGAGGGCGATCTTGCTTATAGAAGGCGTTTGTCTGGAGCTGGACCCTAAATACAACATTAAAACCATTGCTATTCCTGTGCTGATGGACGCTTATAAAAAGCTTAATGCTCCAAAAGGAGCTGCTGTTCATATCGAATTTTCCACCGAGCCCGTGGATGAAAAGGCCGAGTTGAGGACCGCGATTCAAGAACTTGCCGATAAAATGGAAGGAATGGGAGATAAGTTTCTTTCCTTAAAGCAGAAGAAAACAGGGAAAACTACATTTTCAAAAGAGCTCTACCTGACTGTCCTGCTTATTGCTTCAACTTACATACTTCTAAACGGGGGTACTTTTTCCTGGGTCGGACTGACTGGGTTTGGGGGATCGGTTCTGATAGCACTTCTTCTTGTATTTCGAGGTAAATGA
- a CDS encoding class I SAM-dependent methyltransferase, whose protein sequence is MSTVSKYNRIAPIYELIDLPLEFFFFREWRKEALSGLSGKILEVGVGTGRNLKYYPAGCRVIGIDKSERMLRRAQEKAESRKNITLYPMDAERLEFPDNSFDYVVITFVLCTIPDPVKALKEMRRVLKPSGELIALEHVHSDYPIVDFIEHLINPILFFLLGDHATRHTVKNIEKAGFTIKEAKKLAFKDVFRKIRAKP, encoded by the coding sequence ATGTCCACTGTTTCAAAGTATAACCGAATCGCACCCATATATGAACTGATAGACCTGCCTCTAGAATTCTTCTTTTTCCGGGAATGGAGAAAAGAAGCCCTTTCAGGCCTGAGCGGAAAAATTCTGGAAGTAGGGGTGGGCACCGGAAGAAACCTGAAATACTATCCGGCCGGCTGTAGGGTAATAGGAATCGACAAAAGCGAAAGGATGCTCAGGAGAGCCCAGGAAAAAGCAGAAAGCAGGAAAAACATTACTCTTTATCCTATGGATGCCGAACGTCTTGAATTTCCTGATAATAGTTTCGATTACGTGGTCATAACTTTTGTTCTTTGCACAATCCCTGACCCTGTGAAAGCTCTCAAGGAAATGAGACGAGTCCTGAAACCTTCAGGAGAATTGATAGCTCTTGAGCACGTTCACAGTGACTACCCTATTGTTGACTTCATAGAACATTTGATTAATCCGATTTTGTTTTTCCTGCTTGGAGATCATGCAACCCGGCATACTGTGAAGAATATTGAAAAAGCTGGTTTCACCATTAAGGAAGCAAAAAAACTGGCTTTTAAGGACGTTTTCAGGAAAATCAGAGCAAAACCATAG
- a CDS encoding reprolysin family propeptide-containing metallopeptidase, translating into MLDFNDTLYNFETVTTNPTAFLDDAADGQVTLRLLGQNFDLKLQKMHAVSDNTTITAADGSISDAPKSYSYTGTVVGKANSSVVLTAGDGVLIGEINVDNKSYYIDQTAKKYNNKVVHIVYSSDEIKKGTILAYCTVFPVIYFVPQVRKS; encoded by the coding sequence TTGCTTGACTTCAATGATACACTATATAATTTTGAAACTGTTACTACAAATCCTACAGCTTTTCTCGATGATGCAGCTGATGGTCAGGTTACACTTAGACTGTTAGGACAAAATTTTGATCTTAAACTTCAGAAAATGCATGCAGTAAGTGATAATACAACAATTACAGCAGCAGATGGATCTATCTCAGATGCTCCTAAATCCTATTCGTATACCGGAACAGTTGTTGGGAAAGCAAATAGTAGCGTCGTATTAACAGCAGGGGATGGCGTTCTTATCGGAGAAATAAACGTTGATAATAAAAGTTATTATATTGACCAGACTGCTAAGAAATATAACAACAAAGTTGTCCATATAGTCTATTCTTCAGATGAGATTAAGAAGGGAACTATTTTGGCATATTGTACTGTTTTTCCTGTAATTTATTTTGTTCCTCAAGTGAGGAAGTCCTAG